A stretch of DNA from Gammaproteobacteria bacterium:
TGTTTAACAGTTTCAATAGAAGCATTACCAATGGAGCAACAGAAATAACCATCGCTCCAGAAAGTATGCTTCCTCCAAAAATACTTTTTTAGTTCCGGAAATTCTGCCCAAATACGTGTCGTGCTTAATTGTTTTAACCGCCTAACAATCTGCAATGGTGATAATTTAGGTTCGCTTTCAATCATTAGGTGAATATGATCACAGTCTACTTCGATCTCTTTAATGGAGAAATCTGATTCCTTGGCAATTTGAATCATTGTTTGTTTCATCCAATCACCATATTTAACCAAAAGGGACTTACGGTATTTTACAACAAAAATAATATGATAAACGATCAGGAATTTAGAATGATTCTTAGTTTTGTAATCCATCAAGCAGCAATCAACGTTTTTTGATGATAAATAACATGAACGTGGTCAATACGCTTCACTAAAGATTTAGAACCGTCGGTCATCTTTAGATAGGCACCTTTGTTTTGAATCCCCACCGCACGATAGATTCTATCCGTATATCGTACTAAATCATGAGGTTGAATGGCATACCTTTGTCTTCTGATAGATGGTTTAAATCCAATCCGATTCAGTTGAAGAGATCGGTTGTTTTTTCTCTTAAAAAATAGCTGCAAAGAGTTGCAACGTTTCTGTGATTCTCCACCTGCAATTACAAAAGCGTCCGTGCAATGAGTTTTTTCTAATCCTTGCTGTTGTCGAATGGTTTTAGTGAGATAACCAAATGTTTCTTGAGCATCAGGAAGTTTTTTTATAATTTGGCTACGCACAATATTCATAGCGGTTGAAGATTTAAACGCTTTTTGTTGTGTCACTTTAATTTTAAATTTCCCTGTGTGAACCTGTAAATGATGCTTTTCACATAATGTTATCAAATTGCTTGGAGCATCCGTTCCTCCCTGAGAACGAAGAATAATGTGGTGTACATGCAATTTTTTAGAACAAGGTTTCTTGAAATAGCACTGATGCTGATCACGGGTCAACACATAAGCTTTCACATTCTCAAAACCAAACTGTTCTCCTTGTTGATAACCAATTCCATGGATCATGGAATTTTTCAGCTTATGCGGATCAAAGGCATTCGATTCAATAATAATCTTTTGAATAGGTAAAATTGTTTGCAATAAATGAATAACTCGTAGATGAGATTCAACTCTTTGATGAATGCTTGGAGCTAATACTTGAGATTTTTTACGATTCAAAAATCGTGGCTTTCTGTAACGAGTGTTACGCGATCTCCGATTGCGGCGATACATTTTTCGTTCGTTGACTTTCTCAGAAACGTCGGAGCGCAACTCAATTTCTGCTGAAAAAACTTCTTCCGTATTGCTGACCACGCTAATCCCTATCGTTTTGTATCCAGGATCAACACCTATTGTTAACTCCTGAACAATACTACCCGTTTCAAATAATAATTGAATTGTAAACGGAGTACGTCTAATAACTTTTGCTCGTCCAATTTTCAACCAAAATCGTACCTTGCGATGACGCTTGGTTGGCATTAATGGATTTCCGTTTTTGTCAATAATGAAAATCATCATTCATACTCTATAATGATAATGGAATGGTGTCCGATTTTTAATGCGACAAGCCGAGAACCGGACAAACTCGTAGATCCTCTTCGCCAATGTTGGAAAGGCTTTTTACACTGAACGCACCGACCGTTTCCGGTCTTTTAACGTACAGCGACAGAGCAAGGGACTTGAGGAGCATCCCGGGGTGTCATGACCAATCCAACGTAGTGGAGTGAATCTCCACTTAGGCTAATCAACCAGTTACCCTTGCAAGTCACCTCACAAGCCCCTCGATCCCGAAGGGTCGAGGGGTGATTGACTTTGTAATTTTTGGTATCAATCATTATTTTTTAATTCTGAGTCTCCCACTTTCCGCAAGATCCAATCCAAAGCCGGTGTAGGCAAAAGACGATGCAGGGCCGCGAACAGGTGTGCAGGAAAGGTTACCGGATAGCGCGACTGTGGCCGAGAACTCTCTAACGCGTGGACAACCTTGACGCGCACCGCTTCCGGCCCCAGGGTAAAGAATGATACTGCATCAGACGCGGTAAAACGTCGTTCCAGGGCAAGGTACTGGGCGGCGTGAACGCTTCTGGTTGCATCGATATTACGTTGAAAAGCAGCATGGGCATTGACACGGAAGCGACTCCGCACTGGTCCAGGTTCAATAAGGCTAACATGGATGCCTGTGTCCCATAATTCCAGACGCAGGGTATCGACTAGCCCCTCAAGGGCGTGCTTGCTGGCGTTGTAAGCGCCTCGGTAAGGTAACGCCACGTAGCCCAAAAGTGAACTAATATAGACAATACGCCCTCGCCGTTGGCGGCGCATCACGGGTAAAACCAATGTAGTGAGTTCATGAGTGCCAAAAAAATTGGTCTCAAATTGTTCCCGTAATACCTCTCGGGATAGATCTTCCACCGCGCCCGGCTGTCCATAGGCGGCGTTGTTGCATAGAGCATCGAGAGTACCGCCGGTGTGTTCGAAGACTTCCGCCACTGCGCTGCGAATCGAGGCAGAATCATGCAGGTCCAAAACCAGTCCACCAAGTCCAGCGTTGGCAAGACGCGATGCGTCTTCCGTTCGTCGCGCCGTAGCAAAAACCCGCCAGCCGCGCGTTGCGAGT
This window harbors:
- the ybbO gene encoding Uncharacterized oxidoreductase YbbO produces the protein MMKTILITGCSSGIGLTLAEGLATRGWRVFATARRTEDASRLANAGLGGLVLDLHDSASIRSAVAEVFEHTGGTLDALCNNAAYGQPGAVEDLSREVLREQFETNFFGTHELTTLVLPVMRRQRRGRIVYISSLLGYVALPYRGAYNASKHALEGLVDTLRLELWDTGIHVSLIEPGPVRSRFRVNAHAAFQRNIDATRSVHAAQYLALERRFTASDAVSFFTLGPEAVRVKVVHALESSRPQSRYPVTFPAHLFAALHRLLPTPALDWILRKVGDSELKNND
- a CDS encoding transposase, producing MDYKTKNHSKFLIVYHIIFVVKYRKSLLVKYGDWMKQTMIQIAKESDFSIKEIEVDCDHIHLMIESEPKLSPLQIVRRLKQLSTTRIWAEFPELKKYFWRKHTFWSDGYFCCSIGNASIETVKHYIENQG
- a CDS encoding HNHc domain-containing protein, whose translation is MIFIIDKNGNPLMPTKRHRKVRFWLKIGRAKVIRRTPFTIQLLFETGSIVQELTIGVDPGYKTIGISVVSNTEEVFSAEIELRSDVSEKVNERKMYRRNRRSRNTRYRKPRFLNRKKSQVLAPSIHQRVESHLRVIHLLQTILPIQKIIIESNAFDPHKLKNSMIHGIGYQQGEQFGFENVKAYVLTRDQHQCYFKKPCSKKLHVHHIILRSQGGTDAPSNLITLCEKHHLQVHTGKFKIKVTQQKAFKSSTAMNIVRSQIIKKLPDAQETFGYLTKTIRQQQGLEKTHCTDAFVIAGGESQKRCNSLQLFFKRKNNRSLQLNRIGFKPSIRRQRYAIQPHDLVRYTDRIYRAVGIQNKGAYLKMTDGSKSLVKRIDHVHVIYHQKTLIAA